The genome window GAGATCAGCCTGCGCCGCTACCTCGGGGACGCGGACGCCGCCGCGGCGCACGTGCCGCTCGCCGACGGCGCGCGGCTGTGGGAGACCTCGAACTCGCTCGCGGTGGCGCCGCCCCGGACCGCGGTGGACGTGCGCGAGGAGTTCGCCAGCGTCGCGGTCGTGTCGATCCGGCCGGACGGCTGGCTGGAGCACGTCACCTGCGGCCACGCGCCGCCGCTGATGGTGCGCTGCGGCGCGGTGTCGACGGTGCAGGGCCAGTCGGTCGGGCTGCCGCTGGGGCTGAGCACCCTGGCGCCCGGGGTGGACGGCCGGGCGCGGTTGGTGGTGACGCCGTTCGACAGCGGGGATTCGCTGCTGCTGTACACCGACGGAGTGACGGACTCCGGCGGCCCGGACGCGGAGCCGCTGCCGCTGGCGGCGTTCCTGGAGGATCTGGCGGACGCCGCGCCGGACTACGTGCTGTCGGCCATCGAGGCCGAGGTGACGGTGCGGGCGCGCGGGGCGCGGGCCCGGGATCTGGCGATGCTGTTGGTGCACCGGCCCTGAAGCCCTGAAGCCCTGAAGCCCTTAGAGCCCTTAAGCCCTTAGAACTCTTAGAGCCCTTGAGGATCTTGAGGATCAGCCCTCGACCGGCAGCGTCGAGTGCGCCGGGGCGCGCAGCCCGTCGAGGAACAACTGGAGATACCGCCGGGAACTGCGCCGCACCGTGACCAGGTCCGGCAGCGGCCGGGTGAGCTGGGCGACGGCCACGATGATGTCGGCCAGATCCACGTCCGCGCGCAGCACGCCGGCCCGCCGGGCCCGCGCCAGGATGGTCTCGACCAGGCCGTTCAGTCGTCCCTCCAACGCCTTGACCTCCGGATCGCCGGGATCGTAGGCGCCGTCGAGCATCACGCACATCGCGCCTATGCGCTCGTCGGCGGCGGCCAGGACGAAGCGCGTCAGCGCGTCGAACGGGTCGTCGCCCTGGGCCAGCGCGGACTCGGCGCGGTCGCCGGTCCGCTTGAGCACGCTGCGGACCACGGCCAGCACCAGCGCGTCGCGGTCGGGGAAGTGCCGGTAGACGGTGGCGTTGCCGATGCCGGCGCGGCGGGCCACCTCGTCGATCGGGGCCTGCCGGCCGATCTCGGTGAACAGGTCACGGGCCGCGGAGACGATGCGTTCGCGGTTGCGCAGGGCGTCGACCCGGGGGGCTCGGGTGCGCTGCGGGCGGCGGTTCGCGGTGGCCACGACGTCCACGGTTCCTCCTGGGCGGTCGGGCGGGATGCGGGCCGCACCATCCTAACCTTTAGAAATGCCCTGATTTCGGGCGTTCGACGGGCTTTCTGGTGAACGGTGGAGGCCGCCGCGCACGAGACACGGAGGGGGTGCGTACTCGGGCGCGACGGCCGTTTTCCAAGGATCTACCTGCGGAGGGATCCTCGTGGGGGACCAGGTCCCCTGTGCAGGGTAACGCATCTTCCGGGGAAATGTTCCCCGGAAAATAACGATACTTAGCGTTGCTTATTATATGGCGCCGCCCGGGTCCGGTGGATACCGGTGGGGGTATAGCCGATACCCGGCGGGGTATAGTGACGAGTACGGGTCCCCAGGGAAGGAATGCCGGGATGCAGGTCGAGACCGAGACCGTCACCGAGGTGACCAAGCGGCTGCGCCGCGCCGAGGGGCAGATCCGCGGCGTCATCGCCATGCTGGAGTCGGGGCGGGACTGCGCCGAGATCGTGACCCAGCTGGCCGCGGTGTCCCGGGCGCTGGACCGCGCCGGGTTCAAGGTGATCGCCGGCGGGCTTCAGCAGTGCCTGGAGTCCGACGACGCCGAGGAACGCGCAGCGAGCGTGGCGCAGATGGAGAAGCTGTTCCTCTCGCTGGCCTGAGTGCCACGGCGCCACCAGTACTACAGCGTTACGGCAATGCAGCACCGCAGCACCGCAGCACCGCAGCACCGCAGCACCACAGCAAGGAAGGCAGCATCATGAGCTACGGAACAGCCGTCACCGTCGACCGTCCCTACGCCGACGTCGTCGAGCAAGTCCGCGAAGCCCTGCGCGAGCAGGGGTTCGGCATCCTGACCGAGATCGATGTGCAGGCCACGATGCGCGAGAAGCTCAACGAGGAGACCGGCCCCCATCTGATCCTCGGCGCGTGCAACCCGCCGCTGGCGTACCGCGCGCTGGCCGCGGAGCCGTCGATCGGCCTGCTGCTGCCGTGCAACGTCGTGGTCCGCGAGGACGGCGACCGGACTCTCGTCGAAGCGCTGGATCCGGACATCATGGTGCGGGTCACCGGGAATCCGGCGCTGGAACACGTGGCCGCGGAGGCGAAAGCGCGGCTCGCCGCGGCGTTGGCGGCCGTTGCCGAAGCCTGACAATCCGGGAAACGACCATCGCGCCGAGGCGCCGATCCCCGTAGGCTCAGTGCGTGACCGAGCCAGGACGGGTGATCGGGGGACGCTACCGACTGGTGGATCGGTTGGGTTCCGGAGCGTTCGGACAAGTGTGGCGGGCCTACGACATGCACCTCGGGGTGGACGTCGCCGTCAAGCAGGTCCTGCTGCCGATGGAGGGCAAGGGCCCCCAGGCCGCCGAGCGCGTCGCGCGCGCGGCCCGGGAGGCGCGCAACACCGCGCGGCTGCGGGACTGCCCCAACATCGTGACGGTGCACGACGTGCACATCGAGAACGGCGCGCCGTGGATCGTCATGCAGCTGGTCAAGGGCGAGAGCCTGGCCGAGCGGCTGGCGCACCGCGGGCCGCTCACCGAGAACAACGCCGTCGCGCTCGCGCGCGACCTGTTGCGCGCGCTGGCCGCGGCGCACGCGGCCGGGATCGTGCACCGGGACGTGAAGCCGGGCAACGTCCTGCTGGCCGGCGACGGGACCGCGCTGCTCGCGGACTTCGGCATCGCCGTCCGCTTCGACGACGCGCGGGTCACGCGCACCGGGACCTTCATCGGCTCGCCCGGGTACGTCGCCCCCGAGCGCGTGATCTCCCAGGACGCCGGAGCCATCGGCGACCTGTTCTCCCTCGGGGCCACGCTCTATGAGGCGGTGGAAGGGCTTCCCGCCTTCCGTGCCGACATCATCGGCTCCGTGGTCGCCGGGCAGCCGGCGCCGATGCGCCGCGGCGGCCGGCTGACCGCGCTGATCACCCGGCTGTTGGACAAGGATCCGGCGACCCGGCCCGACGTGGCCGCCGCGTTCGCGCTGGTCGGCGACTGGACGCCGCCGCCGACCGTCGAGGCGCCCGGGTCGGCGGCGCGGCCGCCGGCGCAGGACGTCCAGCTCGGCGTCGAGTGGGTCGAGCACTTCGCGTTCGTCAACGAGCGGCTGCGCAACGACGACGTCGCGGCCGGCCGCGGCGCCCGG of Catenulispora sp. MAP5-51 contains these proteins:
- a CDS encoding TetR/AcrR family transcriptional regulator; amino-acid sequence: MDVVATANRRPQRTRAPRVDALRNRERIVSAARDLFTEIGRQAPIDEVARRAGIGNATVYRHFPDRDALVLAVVRSVLKRTGDRAESALAQGDDPFDALTRFVLAAADERIGAMCVMLDGAYDPGDPEVKALEGRLNGLVETILARARRAGVLRADVDLADIIVAVAQLTRPLPDLVTVRRSSRRYLQLFLDGLRAPAHSTLPVEG
- a CDS encoding metal-sensitive transcriptional regulator; translation: MQVETETVTEVTKRLRRAEGQIRGVIAMLESGRDCAEIVTQLAAVSRALDRAGFKVIAGGLQQCLESDDAEERAASVAQMEKLFLSLA
- a CDS encoding DUF302 domain-containing protein, with the translated sequence MSYGTAVTVDRPYADVVEQVREALREQGFGILTEIDVQATMREKLNEETGPHLILGACNPPLAYRALAAEPSIGLLLPCNVVVREDGDRTLVEALDPDIMVRVTGNPALEHVAAEAKARLAAALAAVAEA